Proteins encoded in a region of the Variovorax sp. PAMC 28711 genome:
- a CDS encoding DUF58 domain-containing protein translates to MKSWWRKTPTPEAAAAAPAAANDAAPAMGAERALRRLEWTVIRRLDGLLQGDYRTLMRGTGLDLADLREYQLHDDVRHIDWNVTARLQAPHVRVFTEDREMAAWFVLDLSRSVDFGSGLRAKREISAGFVGVLARLLTRHGNRVGALVYGNDLEAVIPPRSGRRHVLHLLHSMERRAEALPLQKGMTRLDELLKSAATLMPRRATVFVVSDFLSEPGWEKPLGQLAQRHEVIAVRLFDPLELELPDLGLVPLRDAETGEQLWVDTHDAGFRKRFARIAAERETTLRDALARAGVDALELSTDDDLVEAIVRFADLRKRKVRAGAGSIKAFA, encoded by the coding sequence ATGAAAAGCTGGTGGCGTAAAACGCCGACGCCCGAGGCGGCGGCCGCTGCACCGGCGGCGGCCAACGACGCCGCGCCCGCGATGGGCGCCGAACGCGCGCTGCGCCGGCTCGAATGGACGGTGATCCGCCGGCTCGACGGGCTGCTGCAGGGCGACTACCGCACGTTGATGCGCGGCACCGGCCTCGACCTGGCCGACCTGCGTGAATACCAGCTGCACGACGACGTGCGCCATATCGACTGGAACGTGACAGCGCGGCTGCAAGCGCCGCACGTGCGCGTGTTCACCGAAGACCGCGAGATGGCCGCCTGGTTCGTGCTCGATCTGAGCCGCTCGGTCGATTTCGGCTCGGGCCTGCGCGCCAAGCGCGAGATCTCTGCCGGTTTTGTCGGCGTGCTGGCCCGCCTGCTCACGCGGCATGGCAACCGCGTCGGTGCACTGGTCTACGGCAACGATCTGGAAGCCGTCATTCCGCCGCGCAGCGGACGTCGCCATGTGCTGCACCTGCTGCATTCCATGGAACGCCGCGCCGAAGCGCTGCCGCTGCAAAAAGGCATGACGCGGCTCGACGAGTTGCTGAAGTCCGCCGCCACGCTGATGCCGCGCCGCGCCACGGTGTTCGTGGTGTCCGACTTCCTCAGCGAGCCGGGTTGGGAAAAGCCGCTCGGCCAGCTCGCGCAACGCCATGAGGTGATCGCCGTGCGGCTGTTCGATCCGCTCGAGCTCGAGCTGCCCGATCTCGGCCTCGTGCCGCTGCGCGATGCCGAAACCGGCGAGCAGCTCTGGGTAGACACGCACGACGCGGGCTTTCGCAAGCGCTTTGCGCGCATCGCCGCCGAGCGAGAAACCACCTTGCGCGACGCACTGGCGCGGGCCGGCGTCGATGCGCTCGAACTTTCCACCGACGACGATCTCGTCGAAGCCATCGTGCGCTTCGCCGACTTGCGCAAACGCAAGGTACGCGCCGGCGCCGGCAGCATCAAGGCCTTCGCATGA
- a CDS encoding AAA family ATPase, with amino-acid sequence MSTDHPTFSPSPATAELMEQILYQVKRVVVGQDRFLERVMVAMLAGGHLLVEGVPGLAKTLTIKTLADTVQGRFKRIQFTPDLVPADLVGTRIYNQKTGDFSTSLGPVFANLLLADEINRAPAKVQSALLEVMQERQVTIAGETHKVPRPFLVMATQNPIETEGTYPLPEAQVDRFMMKVLVDYPTDEEEFVIVQRVIGPPVEVSAVATTDQLATLQAEARRVYVDPSLIQYAVKLVSATRNPEKHGLKDLRRFITFGASPRASINLTEGARALALLRGRTYALPEDMTALVPDVLRHRVTLSYEGLSEGLTPDSVIDKIMRAVPAPPKPLEHEKLVA; translated from the coding sequence ATGAGCACCGACCACCCGACGTTCTCGCCCTCCCCCGCCACCGCCGAGCTGATGGAGCAGATCCTGTATCAGGTCAAGCGCGTCGTCGTTGGGCAAGACCGCTTCCTGGAACGCGTGATGGTCGCGATGCTCGCCGGCGGCCACTTGCTGGTCGAGGGCGTTCCCGGCCTGGCCAAAACGCTGACGATCAAGACGCTGGCCGACACGGTGCAGGGCCGCTTCAAGCGCATCCAGTTCACGCCCGACCTGGTGCCGGCCGACTTGGTCGGCACGCGCATCTACAACCAGAAGACGGGTGACTTCAGCACCTCGCTCGGGCCGGTGTTCGCCAATCTGCTGCTGGCCGACGAAATCAACCGTGCGCCTGCCAAGGTGCAGAGCGCGCTGCTCGAAGTGATGCAGGAACGGCAAGTGACGATCGCCGGCGAGACGCACAAGGTGCCGCGCCCCTTTCTTGTGATGGCGACTCAGAACCCGATCGAAACCGAAGGCACCTATCCGCTGCCAGAGGCGCAGGTCGACCGTTTCATGATGAAGGTGCTGGTCGACTACCCGACCGACGAGGAAGAGTTCGTGATCGTCCAGCGCGTGATCGGCCCGCCGGTCGAAGTGAGCGCGGTCGCCACCACCGACCAGCTCGCCACGCTGCAGGCGGAGGCACGGCGCGTGTACGTCGACCCGTCGCTCATCCAGTACGCGGTCAAGCTGGTGTCGGCCACGCGCAACCCCGAAAAGCACGGCCTGAAAGACCTGCGTCGCTTCATCACCTTCGGTGCCAGCCCACGCGCCAGCATCAACCTGACCGAAGGGGCGCGCGCTCTCGCGCTGCTGCGCGGCCGCACCTACGCCTTGCCCGAAGACATGACCGCGCTGGTGCCCGACGTGCTGCGCCATCGCGTCACGCTCTCGTACGAAGGCCTCTCGGAAGGGCTCACGCCCGACAGCGTCATCGACAAGATCATGCGGGCCGTGCCTGCACCACCGAAGCCGCTCGAACATGAAAAGCTGGTGGCGTGA
- a CDS encoding S1C family serine protease — protein sequence MRRPAQYSRSPRTSSPPAADEASQAAPADPATARAPKASRWQPGRWTFATLLLLCMAMAAGGAFYWPRQGLHSLTQKDIDAAVLRTLQTASLPSPAARAADVIRPSVVRVVSYGPEKATPEAKTEKRGRNLAKGKPTETKPEDDNERGVGTGVVIVDKGVILTNLHVVAGADKIKITFYDGLESTATIVSVQPENDLAVLQAQKIPDDLVAATMRSTGDLQSGDQVAVVGFPFGIGPSVSAGVVSGLKRSFRSPEGKQELGNLIQFDAAANPGNSGGPLVNMDGEVLGIVTAILNPTQQRTFIGIGFAVPIENAAAAAGMPPF from the coding sequence ATGCGCAGGCCTGCCCAATACAGCCGCTCGCCCCGAACGTCGTCGCCGCCCGCCGCGGACGAAGCGTCGCAGGCTGCTCCGGCCGACCCCGCCACGGCACGCGCGCCGAAGGCATCACGCTGGCAACCCGGGCGCTGGACTTTCGCGACGTTGCTGCTGCTCTGCATGGCCATGGCGGCGGGCGGGGCCTTCTACTGGCCGCGCCAGGGCCTGCATTCGCTCACCCAGAAAGACATCGACGCGGCCGTGCTGCGCACGCTGCAGACCGCCAGCCTGCCCTCCCCCGCCGCCAGGGCCGCCGACGTCATCCGGCCGTCGGTCGTGCGGGTGGTGAGCTACGGCCCCGAGAAGGCGACCCCGGAAGCCAAGACCGAAAAGCGCGGACGCAACCTCGCCAAGGGCAAGCCGACCGAGACCAAGCCCGAAGACGACAACGAACGCGGTGTCGGCACCGGCGTGGTGATCGTCGACAAGGGCGTGATCCTCACCAACCTGCACGTCGTGGCCGGCGCCGACAAGATCAAGATCACCTTCTACGACGGCCTCGAATCCACTGCGACCATCGTCAGCGTGCAGCCCGAGAACGACCTCGCGGTGCTGCAGGCGCAGAAGATCCCTGACGACCTCGTGGCCGCCACGATGCGCTCCACCGGCGACCTGCAGTCGGGCGACCAGGTGGCGGTGGTCGGCTTTCCTTTCGGCATCGGCCCGTCGGTGTCGGCCGGCGTCGTGTCGGGCCTCAAGCGCTCCTTTCGCTCGCCCGAGGGCAAGCAGGAACTGGGCAACCTGATCCAGTTCGATGCGGCGGCCAACCCGGGCAATTCGGGCGGGCCGCTCGTCAACATGGACGGTGAGGTGCTGGGCATCGTCACCGCGATCCTGAACCCGACGCAGCAGCGCACCTTCATCGGCATCGGCTTCGCGGTGCCCATCGAAAACGCAGCGGCTGCGGCCGGCATGCCCCCGTTCTGA
- a CDS encoding tripartite tricarboxylate transporter TctB family protein: MRIKSQRDFFSGVMFTVVGIAFAWGASTYNVGNGARMGPGYFPLMLGIVMALIGLGIMFSGLTVETEDGEPIGKWAWKQIFFIIGANLAFGILLGGLPSFGVPAMGMIVGIYALVIISSLAGSEFNLPKVLVLATVLAAGSYVAFIWALKLQIQVWPTFITG, encoded by the coding sequence GTGAGAATCAAAAGTCAAAGAGACTTCTTTTCAGGGGTGATGTTCACCGTCGTCGGCATCGCCTTCGCGTGGGGCGCCAGCACGTACAACGTCGGCAATGGCGCCCGCATGGGCCCCGGCTACTTTCCGCTGATGCTCGGCATCGTGATGGCCCTGATCGGACTGGGCATCATGTTCTCGGGCCTGACGGTCGAGACCGAAGACGGCGAGCCGATCGGCAAGTGGGCCTGGAAGCAGATTTTTTTCATCATCGGCGCCAATCTGGCATTCGGCATCCTGCTCGGCGGTCTGCCCAGCTTTGGCGTGCCGGCCATGGGCATGATCGTCGGCATCTATGCGCTGGTCATCATCTCCAGCCTGGCGGGCAGCGAGTTCAACCTGCCCAAGGTGTTGGTTCTCGCGACGGTACTGGCTGCCGGCAGCTACGTTGCATTCATCTGGGCGCTCAAGCTCCAGATTCAGGTCTGGCCGACCTTCATCACGGGTTGA
- a CDS encoding spermidine synthase, whose protein sequence is MATKTPSLPEVNFSDWGDIRYLHLGTEWVQGSMKLDAPFEIELEYVQRMMAWLLFVEPSSVMSRHAMQLGLGAATLTKFSRKTLRMRTTAIELNPQVVVACRGWFKLPADDAKLEVVIADAALEIRKPRWHGTVDALQVDLYDHEAAAPVLDSESFYADCRALLTEDGCMTVNLFGRSSSYERSLEKIGAAFGADAVWAFKPTREGNTVVLAQRTPSAPKRAVLADRAQTIQTRWSLPAPKWLRVFKPHA, encoded by the coding sequence ATGGCCACCAAGACACCGTCTCTTCCCGAAGTCAATTTCTCCGATTGGGGCGACATCCGCTACCTCCACCTCGGCACCGAATGGGTCCAGGGCTCGATGAAGCTCGATGCGCCATTCGAGATCGAACTCGAATACGTGCAGCGCATGATGGCCTGGCTGCTCTTCGTCGAGCCATCGAGCGTGATGAGCCGCCATGCGATGCAGCTCGGCCTGGGCGCCGCGACGCTCACCAAGTTCTCCCGCAAGACGCTGCGCATGCGGACCACGGCGATCGAGCTGAACCCGCAGGTGGTTGTGGCTTGTCGCGGCTGGTTCAAGCTGCCAGCCGACGATGCGAAGCTGGAGGTCGTCATTGCCGATGCCGCGCTCGAAATTCGCAAGCCGAGATGGCACGGCACCGTCGACGCATTGCAGGTCGACCTGTACGACCACGAGGCGGCCGCGCCGGTGCTCGACAGCGAATCCTTCTACGCCGACTGCCGCGCACTGCTGACCGAAGACGGCTGCATGACGGTCAACCTGTTCGGCCGCTCGTCGAGCTACGAGCGCAGCCTGGAGAAGATCGGCGCCGCGTTCGGTGCCGATGCGGTGTGGGCTTTCAAGCCGACCCGCGAAGGCAACACGGTCGTGCTCGCCCAGCGCACGCCGAGCGCGCCGAAACGCGCCGTGCTTGCCGACCGCGCCCAAACCATCCAGACTCGCTGGAGCCTGCCTGCGCCCAAGTGGCTGCGGGTCTTCAAACCGCACGCCTGA
- a CDS encoding TatD family hydrolase, protein MSHFVDTHCHLDAPEFGDESAVVRARAGASGVALCVIPAVAVANFVAVRALAHRQGDAYGLGIHPLCTGEAQDDDLARLDAALAAHRADPRLVAVGEIGLDYFVEGLDDERQQHFFHTQLQLARKHDLPVVIHVRRSVDKVLKHLRQVGGGKRWHGIAHAFNGSEQQAHACIAQGLKLGFGGAVTFERALQLRRLAATLPIEALVLETDSPDIQPHWLYRTREQRAAGEPQGRNEPAELPRIAHVIAALRGIGVDALAEATTRNAIDALPRLAGLLALSAQAPDVA, encoded by the coding sequence ATGTCCCATTTTGTCGACACCCATTGCCATCTGGACGCACCCGAATTCGGCGACGAATCGGCCGTTGTCCGGGCGCGTGCGGGCGCCAGCGGCGTCGCTTTGTGCGTGATCCCGGCGGTTGCGGTGGCGAACTTCGTGGCAGTGCGCGCGCTCGCGCACCGGCAGGGCGACGCCTACGGACTCGGCATCCATCCGCTGTGCACCGGCGAGGCACAGGACGACGATCTGGCACGCCTCGATGCGGCGCTCGCTGCGCATCGCGCTGACCCGCGCCTCGTCGCCGTCGGCGAGATCGGGCTCGACTATTTTGTCGAAGGCCTGGACGACGAGCGGCAACAGCACTTCTTTCACACCCAGTTGCAACTGGCGCGCAAGCACGACCTGCCGGTGGTCATTCATGTGCGGCGTTCGGTCGACAAGGTGCTCAAGCACTTGCGGCAGGTCGGCGGCGGCAAGCGTTGGCATGGCATTGCGCATGCCTTCAACGGCAGCGAGCAACAAGCACATGCATGCATCGCGCAGGGTTTGAAGCTGGGTTTTGGCGGGGCCGTCACCTTCGAGCGGGCGTTGCAGCTGCGACGCCTGGCGGCCACGCTGCCGATCGAGGCGCTCGTGTTGGAAACCGATTCGCCGGACATCCAGCCGCACTGGCTGTATCGCACGCGGGAGCAGCGCGCAGCGGGCGAGCCTCAAGGACGCAACGAGCCCGCCGAACTGCCGCGCATTGCACACGTGATCGCAGCGCTGCGCGGCATCGGCGTGGACGCGCTGGCTGAAGCGACCACCCGCAACGCGATCGACGCGCTGCCGCGTCTCGCGGGACTGCTTGCGCTGTCGGCGCAGGCGCCGGACGTCGCGTAG
- a CDS encoding DNA-deoxyinosine glycosylase — translation MVFTPSPSTLQGLAPLVSADTTVLILGSFPGGRSLLQQQYYAHPQNQFWKILQAIWPDKPLPAGPNSYAARSQWLLDRGLGVWDVYAACEREGSLDTAIRNAVVNDIAGLHLPELAAIAHNGGESFKHARHTRNLGVPVYRLPSTSPANASWSFERKLATWQEVMTTHKLA, via the coding sequence ATGGTGTTCACTCCGTCGCCTTCCACCTTGCAGGGTCTCGCGCCCCTCGTTTCTGCCGACACCACGGTCCTGATCCTCGGAAGCTTTCCGGGCGGGCGCTCGCTCCTGCAGCAGCAGTACTATGCTCACCCCCAAAACCAATTCTGGAAGATCCTGCAAGCCATCTGGCCCGACAAGCCGTTGCCGGCAGGGCCGAACAGCTATGCGGCTCGCAGCCAGTGGTTGCTGGATCGCGGCCTCGGCGTGTGGGACGTATACGCCGCGTGCGAGCGCGAAGGCAGCCTCGACACGGCCATTCGCAACGCCGTCGTGAACGACATCGCGGGGTTGCATTTGCCCGAGCTCGCAGCCATCGCGCACAACGGCGGCGAAAGTTTCAAGCACGCGCGGCACACCCGGAATTTGGGCGTGCCGGTTTATCGGCTACCGTCCACCAGCCCGGCCAACGCGTCGTGGAGCTTCGAACGCAAGCTCGCCACGTGGCAAGAGGTCATGACCACACACAAGCTTGCCTGA
- a CDS encoding VWA domain-containing protein has product MNFLWPQFLWLLLGVPLLVLLYLWLMRRKKKLALRYASLSIVREAMGAGQSVRRHIPPLLFLLAMIAMLVAAARPTAVVLLPSNQQTIILAMDVSGSMRAADVLPSRIVAAQEAAKGFLKDLPRTVKVGIVAFAGSAQVAQLPTTNREDLYTAIDAFQLQRGTATGNGIVMSLATLFPEAGIDIDKMGAQSRQRGVPIDQAGKPAPKQAPPPVTPGSYTSAAIIMLTDGQRTTGVDPLDAAKLAADRGVRVYTVGIGTVDGETIGFEGWSMRVRLDEETLKAVANKTQAEYFYAGTAGDLKKVYDTLSSRLTVEKKETEISALFALGAALLALLSAGLSIFWFNRIL; this is encoded by the coding sequence ATGAACTTCCTCTGGCCCCAATTCCTCTGGCTTCTCTTGGGTGTGCCGTTGCTCGTTTTGCTTTACCTGTGGCTCATGCGCCGCAAGAAGAAGCTCGCGCTGCGCTACGCCAGCCTGTCGATCGTGCGCGAGGCGATGGGCGCTGGCCAGAGCGTGCGCCGTCACATTCCGCCGCTGCTCTTCTTGCTGGCGATGATCGCGATGCTGGTCGCGGCGGCGCGGCCGACCGCCGTGGTGCTGCTGCCCTCGAACCAGCAAACCATCATCCTGGCGATGGACGTGTCGGGCAGCATGCGCGCCGCCGACGTGCTGCCGAGCCGCATCGTCGCGGCGCAGGAGGCGGCCAAGGGCTTTCTGAAAGACCTGCCGCGCACCGTGAAGGTCGGCATCGTCGCCTTCGCCGGCAGTGCGCAGGTTGCGCAGTTGCCCACCACCAACCGCGAAGACCTCTACACCGCGATCGACGCGTTCCAGTTGCAGCGCGGCACCGCCACCGGCAACGGGATCGTGATGTCGCTCGCCACGCTCTTTCCAGAGGCCGGCATCGACATCGACAAGATGGGCGCGCAAAGCCGCCAGCGCGGCGTGCCGATCGACCAGGCCGGCAAGCCCGCGCCCAAGCAAGCGCCCCCGCCGGTGACGCCGGGCTCCTACACCTCGGCCGCGATCATCATGCTGACCGACGGCCAGCGCACCACCGGCGTCGACCCGCTCGACGCGGCCAAGTTGGCCGCCGACCGCGGCGTGCGCGTTTACACGGTGGGCATCGGCACGGTCGACGGCGAAACGATCGGCTTCGAGGGCTGGTCGATGCGCGTGCGGCTCGACGAGGAAACGCTCAAGGCCGTGGCCAACAAGACGCAGGCTGAGTACTTCTACGCCGGCACGGCGGGCGATCTCAAGAAAGTCTACGACACGCTGAGTTCGCGGCTCACGGTCGAGAAGAAGGAAACCGAAATTTCAGCCTTGTTCGCGCTCGGCGCCGCGCTGCTCGCACTGCTCTCCGCGGGGCTCTCGATCTTCTGGTTCAACCGAATCCTTTAG
- a CDS encoding tripartite tricarboxylate transporter permease, producing MDLIANLSLGFGVAFTFTNLLYCLLGCVLGTLIGVLPGIGPVATIAMLLPATYALPPVSALIMLAGIYYGAQYGGSTTAILVNLPGESSSVVTVIDGYQMARKGRAGPALAAAGIGSFFAGCVGTLILAAFAPPLTELAFKFGPAEYFSLMILGLIGAVVLASGSLLKAIAMIVLGLLLGLVGTDVNSGVARFSFDVPELTDGIGFVAIAMGVFGYGEIIANLSRPEDEREVFTAKVSGLFPTKEDFKRMVPAILRGTALGASLGILPGGGALLAAFAAYTMEKKTKLQPGEVPFGKGNIRGVAAPEAANNAGAQTSFIPLLTLGIPPNAVMALMVGAMTIHNIQPGPQVMTSNPELFWGLIASMWIGNAMLVILNLPLIGIWIKLLSVPYKYLFPAIVLFCAIGVYSTNNNTWDIWMVGGFGFVGYLFFKLGCEPAPLLLGFILGPMMEENLRRALLLSRGDWSVFVTRPISATLLGAAALLLIIVLLPAVKSKREEAFVEE from the coding sequence ATGGATCTGATTGCCAATCTCTCGCTCGGCTTCGGCGTTGCGTTCACCTTCACCAACCTGCTGTACTGCCTGCTCGGCTGCGTGCTCGGCACCCTGATCGGTGTGTTGCCGGGCATCGGCCCGGTCGCGACCATCGCGATGCTGCTGCCTGCCACCTACGCGCTGCCGCCCGTGTCGGCACTGATCATGCTGGCCGGCATTTACTACGGCGCGCAGTACGGCGGCTCGACCACCGCCATTCTGGTCAACCTGCCGGGCGAATCGTCCTCGGTGGTGACCGTGATCGACGGCTACCAAATGGCGCGCAAGGGCCGCGCCGGACCCGCACTCGCGGCCGCCGGCATCGGCTCTTTCTTTGCCGGCTGCGTCGGCACGTTGATCCTCGCTGCGTTCGCGCCCCCGCTCACCGAACTGGCCTTCAAGTTCGGCCCGGCCGAGTATTTTTCGCTGATGATTCTCGGCCTGATCGGCGCCGTGGTGCTGGCGTCGGGTTCGCTGCTCAAGGCCATTGCCATGATCGTGCTCGGCCTGCTGCTCGGCCTGGTCGGCACCGACGTGAACTCCGGCGTGGCGCGCTTCAGCTTCGACGTGCCTGAACTGACCGACGGCATCGGCTTCGTCGCCATTGCCATGGGTGTGTTCGGCTACGGCGAAATCATCGCCAACCTGTCGCGTCCGGAGGACGAGCGCGAAGTGTTCACCGCCAAGGTGTCCGGCCTGTTCCCGACCAAGGAAGACTTCAAGCGCATGGTGCCCGCCATCCTGCGTGGCACGGCGCTCGGCGCATCGCTGGGCATCCTGCCAGGTGGCGGCGCGTTGCTGGCAGCTTTCGCGGCCTACACGATGGAAAAGAAGACCAAGCTGCAGCCGGGCGAAGTGCCTTTCGGCAAGGGCAACATCCGCGGCGTGGCTGCGCCCGAGGCAGCCAACAACGCCGGCGCGCAGACCTCGTTCATCCCGCTGCTGACGCTGGGCATTCCGCCCAACGCCGTGATGGCGCTGATGGTCGGCGCCATGACCATCCACAACATCCAGCCGGGCCCGCAGGTCATGACCAGCAACCCCGAACTGTTCTGGGGCTTGATCGCGTCGATGTGGATTGGCAATGCGATGCTGGTGATCCTGAACCTGCCGCTGATCGGCATCTGGATCAAGCTGCTGTCGGTGCCCTACAAGTACCTGTTTCCGGCGATCGTGCTGTTCTGTGCCATCGGTGTGTACTCGACCAACAACAACACCTGGGACATCTGGATGGTGGGTGGTTTCGGTTTCGTGGGCTACCTGTTCTTCAAGCTCGGATGCGAACCGGCGCCTTTGCTGCTCGGCTTCATCCTCGGCCCGATGATGGAAGAAAACCTGCGACGGGCGTTGCTGCTGTCGCGGGGCGACTGGAGCGTGTTCGTCACGCGGCCAATCTCGGCGACGTTGCTCGGCGCGGCAGCATTGCTGCTCATCATCGTGCTGCTACCGGCGGTCAAGTCGAAACGCGAAGAAGCCTTCGTCGAAGAGTAA
- a CDS encoding GspE/PulE family protein codes for MSATPRSPPPAAHAASTPVRHEGPLELRRLIEWLAHDQVISPEEARRTMARCAQVESRQPPLVRLANVAMSREKDGKPLDLEMLTQWLAGRSGLAYLRIDPLKVDVGKVAETMSAAYAERHKVLPVQVTPTEVVVATAEPFLTDWIGEVERQSRRAVRRVVANPGDIQRYTAEFFALAKSVKAAQKAGGNAGGASFEQLVELGKSNRTLDANDQSVVQVVDWLWQYAFDQRASDIHLEPRREQGVIRFRIDGVLHPAYQMPMGVMNAMVARIKLLGRMDVVEKRRPLDGRIKTRNARGDEVEMRLSTLPTAFGEKMVMRIFDPDTAVKDLDALGFAQHDAQRWEKLVTRPHGIILVTGPTGSGKTTTLYSTLKRVATEEVNVSTVEDPIEMIEPSFNQTQVQPQLDFGFTEGLRALMRQDPDIIMVGEIRDLATAEMAVQAALTGHLVFSTLHTNDAPSAVTRMMELGVPSYLINAVMLGVLAQRLVRTLCKQCKEPDESVTREKLAEFVKPWQITGSVTAYKPVGCVDCRMTGYMGRMGLYELLSISEAFKAQVNKEPNLGALKRQAVVDGMRPLRLAGALRVAEGLTTIDEVLSATPPLD; via the coding sequence ATGAGCGCCACGCCCCGTTCCCCTCCCCCGGCCGCCCACGCGGCATCGACCCCGGTCCGCCACGAAGGTCCGCTCGAACTGCGCCGCCTGATCGAGTGGCTGGCGCACGACCAGGTGATTTCACCGGAGGAAGCGCGCCGCACCATGGCGCGTTGTGCCCAGGTCGAAAGTCGGCAGCCACCGCTGGTGCGTCTTGCGAACGTCGCGATGTCGCGCGAGAAGGACGGCAAGCCGCTCGACCTCGAAATGCTCACCCAGTGGCTGGCCGGACGCAGCGGACTGGCGTACTTGCGCATCGATCCGTTGAAGGTCGATGTGGGCAAAGTGGCCGAGACGATGAGCGCCGCGTACGCCGAGCGGCACAAGGTGCTTCCGGTACAGGTGACGCCGACCGAAGTGGTGGTCGCCACCGCCGAGCCGTTCCTCACCGACTGGATCGGCGAGGTGGAGCGCCAGTCGCGCCGCGCGGTGCGGCGCGTGGTCGCCAATCCGGGCGACATCCAGCGCTACACGGCAGAATTCTTCGCGCTGGCCAAATCGGTGAAGGCGGCGCAGAAGGCAGGCGGCAACGCCGGCGGCGCGAGCTTCGAGCAACTGGTCGAACTCGGCAAGAGCAACCGCACGCTCGACGCCAACGACCAGAGCGTGGTGCAGGTGGTCGACTGGCTCTGGCAGTACGCTTTCGACCAGCGCGCCAGCGACATTCATCTGGAGCCGCGCCGGGAGCAGGGCGTGATCCGTTTTCGCATCGACGGCGTGCTGCATCCCGCCTACCAGATGCCGATGGGCGTGATGAACGCGATGGTCGCGCGCATCAAGCTGCTGGGGCGCATGGACGTGGTCGAAAAACGGCGTCCGCTCGACGGCCGCATCAAGACGCGCAACGCGCGCGGCGACGAGGTCGAAATGCGGCTGTCGACCCTGCCCACTGCCTTCGGCGAGAAGATGGTCATGCGGATCTTCGATCCCGACACCGCGGTGAAAGACCTCGATGCGCTGGGTTTCGCGCAGCACGATGCGCAGCGTTGGGAAAAGCTCGTCACCCGCCCGCACGGCATCATCCTGGTGACCGGCCCGACCGGCTCCGGCAAGACCACCACGCTCTACTCGACGCTCAAGCGGGTCGCCACTGAAGAGGTGAACGTGAGCACGGTGGAAGACCCGATCGAAATGATCGAGCCGTCGTTCAACCAGACGCAGGTGCAACCCCAGCTCGACTTCGGCTTCACCGAAGGTCTGCGTGCGTTGATGCGGCAGGACCCGGACATCATCATGGTCGGCGAAATCCGCGACCTGGCGACCGCCGAGATGGCGGTGCAGGCCGCGCTCACCGGCCACCTGGTGTTCAGCACGCTGCACACCAACGACGCGCCGAGCGCGGTCACCCGCATGATGGAACTTGGCGTGCCGTCGTACCTCATCAACGCGGTGATGCTGGGTGTGCTCGCGCAGCGGCTGGTGCGCACGCTGTGCAAGCAGTGCAAGGAGCCCGACGAATCGGTCACGCGCGAAAAGCTCGCCGAGTTCGTGAAGCCCTGGCAGATCACCGGCTCGGTCACGGCCTACAAGCCGGTGGGTTGCGTCGATTGCCGCATGACCGGCTACATGGGCCGCATGGGTCTTTATGAATTGCTCAGCATCAGCGAGGCGTTCAAGGCGCAGGTCAACAAGGAGCCGAACCTCGGCGCCCTGAAGCGGCAGGCCGTGGTCGACGGCATGCGCCCGTTGCGCCTGGCGGGCGCTCTGCGTGTCGCCGAGGGGCTGACCACCATCGACGAAGTCCTGAGCGCCACCCCGCCGTTGGACTAG